Sequence from the Thermocoleostomius sinensis A174 genome:
TGGGGGAATTCGATGCAACATGACAAAGACTGGGGATGAGACTGTAGCGATCGCCCTGAATCAACAATCCCTCTTCCAGACGTAGCAACGCAGTCAGAAAGCAGACATCCTAGAATGGAGACAGTGAGATTGTTAAGAACTGTATAGGGTAACGATAGGGTTCATGGTAGATCAATTAGTTCGAGCAACGGCGGCGGACGGTGGAATTCGCGCCGTCGGGGTGATTACAACTCGCCTGGCCGAAGAAGCAAGACAACGCCACCAGCTTTCGTATGTCGCGACGGCTGCATTGGGACGCACGATGTCCGCAGGTTTGCTATTGGCTTCCAGTATGAAGCGATCGGATGCTAGGGTAAATATCCGTGTACGTGGCAATGGCCCCTTGGGCGGTATTTTGGTAGATGCTGGATTAGATGGCACGGTGCGCGGCTATGTGGACAATCCAGATATTGAACTTCCCCCCAACAGCATTGGCAAATTAGACGTGGGCAGGGCTGTAGGGCATGAGGGCTTTCTTTACGTTGTGCGGGATATGGGCTATGGCTATCCCTACTCCAGTACAGTGGAGTTGGTTTCCGGTGAAATTGGTGATGATATTACCCACTACTTAGTTAGCTCTGAACAAACTCCGTCAGCGCTGATGCTGGGGGTGTTTGTCAGTGCGGAAGGCGTCACCGCATCGGGGGGATTACTGCTTCAAGTGTTGCCCAAAGCTGCCAGAGACGAAGCCCTGATTGAAACGCTGGAATCTCGTGTGGCCGCTCTCAAGGGGTTTACTCCGTTGCTGCGGGCTGGCAAAACCCTCCCTCAAATCCTGGACGATTTGTTAGGAGACATGGAGCTAGACATTTTACCTGAAACTCAGTTGGTCCGCTTTTACTGTGGTTGCTCGTTCAACCGTGTGTTGGGTGCCTTGAAGATTCTGGGACAAGCA
This genomic interval carries:
- the hslO gene encoding Hsp33 family molecular chaperone HslO; translation: MVDQLVRATAADGGIRAVGVITTRLAEEARQRHQLSYVATAALGRTMSAGLLLASSMKRSDARVNIRVRGNGPLGGILVDAGLDGTVRGYVDNPDIELPPNSIGKLDVGRAVGHEGFLYVVRDMGYGYPYSSTVELVSGEIGDDITHYLVSSEQTPSALMLGVFVSAEGVTASGGLLLQVLPKAARDEALIETLESRVAALKGFTPLLRAGKTLPQILDDLLGDMELDILPETQLVRFYCGCSFNRVLGALKILGQAELQDMLNEGEDAEVTCHFCGEVYKANSDQLEQLLQELRAESSS